The DNA region CATGTGGCAGTTTTACTAAGGCAGCCAAGCAGTTACATATAACGGCTGCCGCGGTTAGTCAGCAAATGGCTAATTTAGAATCGCAGCTTAAGTTATGCTTGTTCGAACGCCATTCTCGCGGTATTCGCCTGACACCTTGTGGTGAGCAGTTGTTGAATACGGTGCAACCAAGTTTAGATAATATCGCAGCCACCATCGATAAATTGCAAGTGAGCAACATCACGAGCAATCAGTTACGGATTAAATCAACCCCGTCTTTTGCTTATAAATGGCTAGTACCGCGTTTACAGCATTTTTATCAAGAATTCCCCGAAATTAAAATTCAAATTTTCGCCGACAGCGCCTTGGTTGATAAGGCGACCACTGATTATGATCTAGTGATTGATTTTGGCCCGATCCCATATCCTGGCAATGAAGCCGAGTTATTGTTAGCCGAGGCGCTTATTCCGGTGATGAGTCCGGCTTATGCGCAACAATTTAATTGGCACGATCCCAAGTGCTGGGCGCAGGTTAATTTATTACACGATGCGATGCCTTGGCTCGGGGCGAGCCCCGACAGTGAATGGCGTTATTGGTTTAATGCAATGGCGCTAGATAATAATGATAGTAGCCAAGGGCATTCATTTAACCGTACCGACTTGGCGATGGAAGCCGCGGCAGCAGGGCAGGGTGTGGCACTGGCCCGTCAGGCTTTGCTCGGCGATGATATAAGCAAAGGTAATTTAGTGGCACCTTTTGCGCCGATTAAGGCGGGATTTGGCTATTACTTATTGCAGGGTCGATCATCGAAAGTACAGTCTTCGTTGCACGCCATTGAGAGCTTTAAAGGCTGGATCCAACAACAAGTATTGCACTGGGAGCAGACCCAAAAAAACCACTAAATAGCAGTGTTAGTGCTGATGCCATTTTTTACATTACATTGTCTGTTTTTCCAATAGTCAGGGCTGTAAAATCCAATCGATTAATAACTGTAAATTCGGCGCTTTCAGCGATTTAGGTTGAACGACATAATAACTATTGCCAGAAGTGATGGTTAATGGATGTGGCGTAACTAACCGGCCCGCGGCTAAGTCTGCTTGTGCAAGCGTAACGTCGCCAATCGCAATGCCAAACCCTTGTACCGCGGCATTGACCGCCAAATCTAACGTGGCAAAATGTTGGTTGTGATCGGCCAACAATTCAGGACGTTGGGCTTGTTTTAGCCATAACATCCAATCACTTTTCTGCGGAGTGGCATGCAGCCAAGTTTTTGACTGCAGTTGATTGGTACTTAGTGGCGACTTTGCATCAGGCAATAAACTCGGGGCGCAAACCGGGGTTAAACGTTCCTCAAACAACAGCTGCGTTAACAAT from Gammaproteobacteria bacterium includes:
- a CDS encoding LysR family transcriptional regulator, which gives rise to MKLNGQILAALRTFEAAASCGSFTKAAKQLHITAAAVSQQMANLESQLKLCLFERHSRGIRLTPCGEQLLNTVQPSLDNIAATIDKLQVSNITSNQLRIKSTPSFAYKWLVPRLQHFYQEFPEIKIQIFADSALVDKATTDYDLVIDFGPIPYPGNEAELLLAEALIPVMSPAYAQQFNWHDPKCWAQVNLLHDAMPWLGASPDSEWRYWFNAMALDNNDSSQGHSFNRTDLAMEAAAAGQGVALARQALLGDDISKGNLVAPFAPIKAGFGYYLLQGRSSKVQSSLHAIESFKGWIQQQVLHWEQTQKNH